A window from Primulina eburnea isolate SZY01 chromosome 2, ASM2296580v1, whole genome shotgun sequence encodes these proteins:
- the LOC140824112 gene encoding uncharacterized protein has translation MRPKIQGGMGFRRMEDFNWALIAKQVWRLVRFSYSLASRLLKGLYFKHGDVLEAGLGSNPSYIWRSIFWNKGILGRGLFWKDGSCDVDLISNTFNPWIAGEILKIPLSSRLCFDTRFWRFDEKGKYSVRNGYRLQQGLFAQPEHQSALLLQSWWTFLWGLSIPPKVEFEKFAIQTWEIWKERQNLIHDDSRTSMANVSWSLTFLTDFQKAKALDQPVVPAHSVLDDRRWMAPDAGTFKLNVEACVNNNSSQYSIAGVLRDCQGRLLIAFGKQISQPLSVSRGELLAIREEIKLVYEKNFLDVLVVSDSVLAVQAVNTVQDDLGYVGTCASVINILVQAPFISGIVYEPRLSNIVAHNLAKFSLLSHSPFVWLNSDFPYWLVEFVMNDLS, from the exons ATGAG GCCTAAAATACAGGGTGGTATGGGTTTCAGAAGAATGGAGGACTTTAACTGGGCGCTTATTGCGAAGCAAGTTTGGAGATTGGTTAGATTTTCATATTCCTTAGCCTCTCGACTACTTAAAGGGCTGTACTTTAAACATGGTGATGTGCTGGAGGCGGGTTTGGGTAGCAACCCATCTTATATTTGGAGATCAATATTCTGGAATAAAGGGATTCTAGGGAGGGGTCTTTTTTGGAAG GACGGCTCTTGCGATGTGGATCTAATTTCTAATACCTTTAATCCATGGATAGCTGGTGAGATTCTCAAGATCCCTCTATCGTCAAGGCTTTGTTTTGACACGAGATTCTGGAGATTTGATGAGAAAGGAAAATATTCAGTACGTAATGGATATCGCCTACAACAAGGATTATTTGCTCAACCGGAACACCAATCGGCCCTCTTGTTGCAATCTTGGTGGACATTTCTATGGGGTCTCTCTATTCCACCGAAG GTTGAGTTTGAAAAATTTGCTATTCAAACTTGGGAAATCTGGAAAGAAAGACAAAATTTGATCCATGATGACAGCAGAACCAGTATGGCAAATGTCTCTTGGAGCTTAACCTTTCTTACAGACTTTCAGAAAGCTAAGGCTCTTGATCAACCGGTGGTTCCTGCTCATAGTGTATTGGATGATAGGAGATGGATGGCACCAGATGCAGGTACCTTTAAACTCAATGTTGAAGCTTGTGTTAATAATAATTCCAGTCAATACAGCATAGCGGGTGTCCTTCGAGATTGTCAAGGGAGATTGTTGATAGCATTTGGGAAGCAGATTTCTCAACCTCTGTCTGTTTCCCGTGGTGAGTTACTGGCAATTCGTGAAGAAATTAAATTGGTTTATGAAAAGAATTTTCTAGATGTTCTGGTCGTGTCTGATTCTGTACTAGCAGTGCAAGCAGTCAATACCGTACAAGATGATCTGGGTTATGTTGGAACATGTGCGTCTGTTATCAACATTCTAGTGCAAGCCCCATTTATCTCTGGAATAGTTTATGAGCCTAGGTTGTCTAATATAGTTGCCCATAATTTGGCTAAATTTTCTCTGTTATCCCATTCACCCTTTGTTTGGTTGAATAGCGATTTTCCTTATTGGTTGGTCGAGTTTGTAATGAACGATTTATCTTAA